The following are encoded together in the Bacillus sp. V2I10 genome:
- the sufU gene encoding Fe-S cluster assembly sulfur transfer protein SufU yields the protein MSFNNLDTLYRQVIMDHYKNPRNKGVLEDSLTIDMNNPTCGDRIRLTLQIEDGSIKDAKFDGEGCSISMSSASMMTQAIKGQSVETALKLSKIFSDMMQGKDYDDDVELEDIEALQGVAKFPARIKCATLAWKAMEKGVKNS from the coding sequence ATGTCTTTTAATAATCTGGACACTCTGTACCGCCAGGTCATCATGGATCATTATAAAAACCCGCGGAACAAAGGTGTACTCGAAGATAGTTTAACAATAGATATGAATAACCCTACATGCGGAGACCGTATTCGTTTAACGCTGCAGATTGAAGACGGCAGCATTAAGGATGCAAAGTTCGACGGTGAAGGCTGTTCGATTTCAATGTCATCAGCATCAATGATGACTCAAGCGATTAAAGGTCAATCGGTCGAAACAGCTTTAAAGCTTTCAAAAATCTTTTCAGACATGATGCAGGGAAAAGATTACGATGATGACGTAGAGCTTGAGGATATAGAAGCTTTGCAAGGTGTTGCTAAATTTCCTGCACGGATCAAATGTGCAACACTTGCGTGGAAGGCAATGGAAAAAGGGGTTAAAAACAGCTAA
- the sufB gene encoding Fe-S cluster assembly protein SufB, translating to MAKKMPEIGDYKYGFADKDVSIFRSKRGLTKEIVEEISRMKSEPQWMLDFRLKSLEHFYNMPMPQWGGDMAALNFDEITYYVKPSEKSERSWDEVPEEIKRTFDKLGIPEAEQKYLAGVSAQYESEVVYHNMKEDLEELGIVFKDTDTALKENEDIFREHFGKVIPPTDNKFSALNSAVWSGGSFIYVPKGIKVDTPLQAYFRINSENMGQFERTLIIVDEGAHVHYVEGCTAPVYTTNSLHSAVVEIIVKDGGYCRYTTIQNWANNVFNLVTKRAVCEKNATMEWIDGNIGSKLTMKYPAVILKGEGARGMTLSIALAGKGQHQDAGAKMIHLAPNTSSTIVSKSISKQGGKVTYRGIVHFGRKAEGARSNIECDTLIMDNQSTSDTIPYNEIFNDNISLEHEAKVSKVSEEQLFYLMSRGISEEEATEMIVMGFIEPFTKELPMEYAVEMNRLIKFEMEGSIG from the coding sequence ATGGCTAAAAAAATGCCAGAAATCGGCGATTACAAGTATGGATTTGCTGATAAAGACGTTTCGATTTTCCGTTCAAAGCGGGGATTAACTAAAGAAATTGTTGAAGAAATTTCTCGCATGAAAAGCGAGCCTCAATGGATGCTTGATTTTCGTCTGAAGTCACTGGAGCATTTCTATAACATGCCAATGCCTCAATGGGGCGGCGATATGGCTGCACTTAACTTCGATGAAATTACGTATTACGTAAAACCATCTGAAAAATCAGAGCGCTCTTGGGATGAAGTGCCTGAGGAAATCAAACGCACGTTTGATAAACTTGGAATTCCTGAAGCAGAGCAAAAATATTTGGCTGGTGTATCTGCTCAGTACGAATCTGAGGTTGTATACCACAATATGAAAGAAGATCTTGAAGAACTGGGTATCGTTTTTAAAGATACAGATACAGCTCTTAAAGAAAACGAAGATATTTTCAGAGAGCATTTCGGCAAAGTCATTCCGCCGACAGACAATAAGTTCTCAGCTCTAAACTCAGCTGTATGGTCCGGCGGATCGTTCATCTATGTGCCAAAAGGCATCAAAGTTGATACACCGCTTCAGGCATACTTCCGCATTAACTCTGAAAACATGGGTCAGTTCGAGCGTACGCTGATTATTGTTGATGAAGGTGCACATGTGCACTATGTAGAAGGCTGTACAGCTCCGGTTTACACAACTAATTCTCTGCACAGTGCTGTAGTTGAAATTATCGTAAAAGACGGCGGCTACTGCCGTTACACAACGATTCAAAACTGGGCGAACAACGTATTTAACCTTGTTACAAAACGTGCAGTTTGTGAAAAGAACGCTACAATGGAATGGATCGATGGAAACATTGGCTCTAAATTAACGATGAAATACCCTGCTGTCATCCTTAAGGGTGAAGGCGCTCGCGGTATGACATTATCCATTGCATTAGCAGGAAAAGGCCAGCATCAGGACGCAGGTGCGAAAATGATTCACTTAGCACCAAATACGTCTTCAACAATCGTTTCAAAATCAATTTCTAAACAAGGCGGTAAAGTAACGTACCGCGGAATCGTTCACTTCGGCCGCAAAGCTGAAGGTGCACGTTCCAACATTGAGTGTGATACGTTAATCATGGATAATCAGTCTACATCTGATACGATTCCATATAACGAAATCTTCAATGATAACATCTCTTTAGAGCATGAAGCGAAGGTTTCAAAAGTATCTGAAGAGCAGTTATTCTATCTCATGAGCCGCGGTATTTCAGAAGAAGAAGCAACTGAAATGATCGTTATGGGATTCATTGAACCATTCACTAAAGAACTTCCAATGGAATATGCGGTTGAAATGAACCGTTTAATCAAGTTCGAAATGGAAGGTTCAATCGGATAA